The Colletotrichum higginsianum IMI 349063 chromosome 2, whole genome shotgun sequence genome has a segment encoding these proteins:
- a CDS encoding Leucine rich repeat domain-containing protein encodes MDSEDGELFVKQLASFVRTHEKALANALQFRRQAASRHGSSQSVSSIPTPQSPVVPERPSTSASTSNGLASALSLGSLSFTTHNVKSAKLALTPHHLFYLLSRFEELAIPVGPMKIRLENLHDSSTSANYVSFLSNTQRSRSRGSDVGSIHSVSSVRSVMSGMSALWTSFGIGASISAARTERQKAAIQADLKYLYSAFTKIPCLKLAPDWRARLIRGYEEFPFDSAVPLYVFKNVQALEVNSIDFRQFFGWDRLAEQLRSLTLKRAGVEDPADILIDIVLDDMDKRRRRTSKQQSSPTTPWPASSSPRRSPVIPHADLHKSTSVPGSPDPRNSIGDLGIGSLLNTHDHAVDETAGEGRRPSLARAETFEAMSPPKGTRPRSNSPTRPASSRNPSHMRGGHKVRRSGSGSSHSSLSDSWHHSRAGSSSNLLNMGALPASKWRFLKHLSLADNSMTSIPATSLVPLANTLHSLDLSSNLFTQIPDSLATLTALRALNLSHCMIDGLHSLTRNPLPAISALNLRANRLQSIAGIEKLYPLERLDLRDNRLSDPLELARLTGIPDIREIWVEGNPFTRTHKDYRITIFNLFRKTPGYTEDIVIDNSGPTYSERRYLVERTPIPAAVPVVKPTPANIPAVDVSKPAIIYDIPKEPSVLRKERPIPKAVTSEVNTSSTRRRKTPKRRIVDLSTTDASATVTPGLISAPHGDVKAHAVDATATAAGSEMHYRISQAPEIPTLPSVMLSESRKPNSQPEVPRIDTSVVPELLPIYTTRETPPDSQDWDVSGEMYRRKIEALRDKVGNGYLSVLSEEGWDPSRPPTYSVPDFSPASTVRPSPTTPRTTSHHPPAIHSGRTLG; translated from the exons ATGGATTCGGAAGACGGGGAGTTGTTCGTAAAG CAACTGGCCAGCTTCGTGCGCACGCACGAAAAGGCTCTCGCCAACGCTTTGCAATTCCGAAGACAGgcagcatctcgccatgGCTCCTCTCAGAGCGTTAGCTCCATCCCCACGCCCCAGTCCCCCGTGGTCCCCGAACGGCCTTCgacttcggcctcgacctcaaaCGGCCTCGCATCCGCCCTGTCTCTCGGCTCTCTGAGCTTTACCACCCACAACGTTAAGTCGGCAAAGCTGGCCTTGACGCCACACCATCTGTTTTACCTACTGTCTCGATTCGAAGAACTCGCCATTCCTGTTGGCCCGATGAAGATCCGTCTCGAGAACCTACACGACAGCTCTACCTCGGCCAACTACGTTTCCTTTTTGAGCAACACCCAACGATCCCGAAGCCGAGGCTCTGATGTTGGGTCCATACACTCCGTGTCTAGCGTCCGGAGCGTCATGTCAGGCATGTCTGCTCTCTGGACAAGCTTCGGCATCGGTGCCAGCATTTCAGCTGCGCGAACGGAGCGACAAAAAGCCGCAATACAGGCCGACCTGAAATATCTCTACTCGGCGTTCACCAAGATACCCTGCCTGAAACTTGCGCCCGACTGGCGCGCTCGATTAATCCGCGGCTACGAAGAGTTCCCGTTCGATTCCGCTGTCCCGTTGTATGTCTTCAAGAACGTGCAAGCCCTTGAAGTGAACAGCATCGACTTCAGACAATTTTTTGGCTGGGATCGCTTGGCCGAGCAGCTGAGATCGCTGACGCTTAAGCgcgccggcgttgaggacCCCGCCGACATCCTTATTGACATCGTGCTCGACGACATGGACAAAAGGCGTAGAAGAACTTCGAAGCAGCAATCTTCGCCAACTACACCCTGGCCCGCCAGCTCTAGCCCTCGCAGGAGTCCCGTTATCCCGCACGCTGATCTTCACAAGTCGACCTCGGTGCCGGGTTCTCCAGATCCTCGAAACTCAATCGGCGACTTGGGTATCGGTTCTTTGTTGAACACACATGACCACGCCGTTGACGAGACAGCTGGTGAAGGCAGGCGGCCATCCCTGGCTAGAGCCGAAACGTTCGAAGCCATGTCGCCGCCCAAGGGAACAAGACCGCGCAGCAACTCGCCAACTCGTCCCGCCAGCTCTCGCAATCCCTCGCACATGAGAGGGGGACACAAGGTTCGCCGCTCTGGTTCGGGTAGCTCGCACTCGAGCCTATCGGACTCATGGCACCACAGTCGTGCCGGGAGCTCCTCGAACCTATTGAACATGGGGGCTTTGCCAGCGTCGAAATGGCGATTCTTGAAGCACCTCAGTTTGGCCGACAACTCTATGACCTCGATTCCCGCTACGAGCTTGGTGCCCCTTGCAAACACACTTCACTCCCTGGACTTGTCGTCAAACCTGTTTACTCAGATTCCCGACAGTCTGGCCACCCTTACCGCACTTCGCGCACTCAACCTCTCGCATTGTATGATTGACGGGCTCCACTCTCTGACGCGCAACCCCCTCCCGGCCATCTCGGCTCTCAACCTCCGAGCAAACCGGTTGCAATCAATTGCCGGCATCGAGAAGTTGTATCCCCTTGAGCGGCTGGACCTCCGAGACAATCGCTTGTCAGACCCCTTGGAGCTTGCTAGATTGACTGGCATTCCTGACATCCGGGAGATCTGGGTTGAGGGTAACCCCTTCACCCGCACTCACAAGGACTACCGCATTACCATATTCAACCTCTTCCGCAAAACTCCGGGCTACACTGAGGACATTGTCATTGACAATAGTGGCCCCACCTACTCGGAGAGGAGATACCTGGTGGAACGTACACCGATCCCTGCCGCCGTGCCGGTCGTCAAACCCACTCCCGCTAACATCCCAGCTGTTGATGTCAGCAAGCCAGCCATCATCTACGACATCCCGAAGGAGCCCTCTGTTCTGCGCAAGGAACGGCCGATACCCAAGGCTGTCACCAGCGAGGTCAACACCAGTTCTACCCGCCGCCGAAAGACACCAAAGAGGCGAATCGTGGATCTCTCGACCACAGATGCATCTGCGACTGTGACACCCGGTCTCATTTCGGCCCCCCACGGTGACGTCAAGGCTCACGCAGTAGATGCCACGGCTACTGCAGCTGGTTCAGAAATGCATTACCGCATCTCCCAGGCCCCCGAAATCCCTACTCTGCCCTCGGTGATGCTCTCTGAGAGTCGGAAACCCAACTCCCAACCCGAGGTGCCCCGCATCGACACCAGCGTGGTTCCCGAGCTTCTGCCCATCTATACAACCCGTGAGACCCCGCCAGACTCTCAGGACTGGGACGTCAGCGGGGAGATGTACCGCCGGAAGATCGAAGCGCTGCGGGACAAGGTTGGAAATGGATACCTCAGTGTGCTCAGTGAGGAGGGCTGGGATCCCTCCCGCCCGCCAACATACTCGGTGCCAGATTTCAGCCCAGCCTCGACTGTTCGGCCTAGTCCTACAACCCCTCGGACTACTTCACATCACCCTCCGGCTATCCACAGTGGCCGCACCCTTGGCTAA
- a CDS encoding PHD-finger domain-containing protein, which produces MTQSPQTHQKDTKFTTRVSSNMPSKPSTPRRAATGRKRGRPPGTTNAARIAREVGDSPAPPSGRSTRDHATPSAAPQTEPPPKRRRYIPGGAGGGGRFIDDDGTQTPMTVRRQPREPRSVSAIVPRRERSARLRTAIDRDDMEFSSAAAVAAAVAENEGYKPREERGWEEFHPKLDIDATFMIFRSEEVDGISLPVVKSPPRTPAAARPSTPMNGSNTPLREMNPSSTGNTPVPTTNSYFALPLVGSESPQKRRTRPPRESVSFLHRDLAPVSTPRVPQVLPIRNQTPKERLDLKAPSYRRSDQVEQFESKSFGQARYVDKSMMNVGYQETDRYIQPESTLIKAAEPNLEEDLELAVVKADGDTVPPSGTNVGRVEYDMDEQDDQWLEVYNKEQRRSNELEPITREVFEIAITKIEKEWHALEKRIPKPNPKPPQTHRPRSSSAAAVNGEPQVGEEQDSKCAICDDGDCENTNAIVFCDGCDLAVHQECYGVPFIPEGQWLCRKCQLIGRGVPTCIFCPNTDGAFKQTNSSKWAHLLCAMWIPEVSLGNATFMEPVMDVEKVPKTRWKLSCYICNQKMGACIQCSNKSCYQAFHVTCARRSRLFLKMKNSHGALAVLDSNTVLKAFCDKHCPPDYAKDNGVAQAAREAKKFYKRAMKGRIWADSQATAHALAANHRHALTEHPPDESQMTGAKFASYVGGDKKKGQPGKQIWKLPSGAPIIPQAVFDIVEQALSRFPFRKRKDFVGEACRYWTLKREARRGAALLKRLQLQMETFSSMELTRRNFAQMGPSGKSRLARRVEFAEMLLKDLWELKLLSESVVEREQEKLDAAELEQEFVDTCYFPIAKLLVPVIEKAIFLDKHIFKEGLLGLQEKLERRFYTNILVFTHDLCEVINVGINTEPQHIEGASQGAVLSPVKQNFHDPRQRKALGKRILKAVQPQLEAALRTEAEITHKPYDTLAKELEGMLEASIEFRQPSITVSCTEESTEPSQDTIMVDAANEQITVANDEGAQAEEEPTAHGDEMDVDAEGEDDDEGNIEVNTSTLEKPGDVHSSSSSIAGHEGNGKAAVKTESPLASVQPSDTPPETDGYVTVTRPTQPAPPTPPQSNGSLGNESTDPLSEGGVPWYFSDFKPKGTTVVEEQWTGREAIRSLSEDLTDMDDQELEGLAFDVEDSTITASPTVNDEIVADTIVSKAQTSTKVRKRTSARSSTRRR; this is translated from the exons ATGACACAGTCTCCCCAAACTCATCAAAAGGACACAAAATTTACGACAAGAGTATCGTCAAACATGCCCTCGAAACCTTCTACGCCGCGCCGAGCTGCCACCGGCCGCAAACGAGGGCGTCCCCCTGGCACCACGAATGCCGCTCGCATCGCGCGCGAGGTCGGCGATTCCCCCGCACCACCGTCCGGTCGATCAACACGCGACCACGCTACTCCCTCGGCAGCGCCGCAGACCGAACCGCCACCTAAGAGGAGGAGATACATAcccggcggcgctggcggcggtggccgcTTTATCGATGACGATGGGACCCAGACGCCAATGACAGTGCGCAGACAGCCGAGAGAGCCGCGCAGTGTATCTGCCATAGTCCCGAGACGAGAAAGAAGTGCAAGATTGCGAACCGCTATCGATCGAGACGATATGGAATTTAGTTCAgctgccgccgttgccgcggccgtcgccgagaacgaAGGCTACAAGCCCAGGGAGGAGCGAGGCTGGGAAGAGTTCCATCCAAAGCTCGATATCGATGCCACGTTTATGATTTTTCGCTCCGAAGAAGTGGATGGGATTTCTCTTCCCGTCGTTAAATCCCCTCCCAGAACACCAGCTGCAGCtcggccctcgacgccgatgaaCGGCTCGAACACGCCTCTGAGGGAAATGAAcccgtcgtcgaccggcAACACCCCAGTCCCAACTACAAACTCATACTTTGCGCTTCCCCTCGTTGGAAGCGAATCGCCGCAGAAACGCCGGACAAGACCGCCACGCGAGTCCGTGTCCTTTCTTCACCGAGACCTGGCTCCGGTATCAACGCCGCGGGTACCTCAAGTTCTGCCGATTCGTAACCAAACACCCAAGGAACGTCTTGATCTCAAGGCGCCTTCTTACCGTCGGTCAGATCAGGTAGAACAGTTCGAGAGCAAGAGCTTCGGCCAGGCGAGATACGTCGACAAGTCGATGATGAATGTGGGCTACCAAGAGACCGACCGCTACATCCAACCCGAAAGCACGCTCATCAAGGCCGCGGAACCTAACTTGGAAGAAGATCTCGAACTGGCTGTTGTCAAGGCCGATGGCGATACAGTGCCACCTTCCGGCACCAACGTAGGACGTGTCGAGTACGACATGGATGAGCAAGATGACCAATGGCTGGAGGTGTACAACAAGGAGCAGCGCAGGAGTAACGAGCTCGAACCAATTACACGAGAAGTGTTCGAAATTGCCATTACCAAGATCGAAAAGGAATGGCATGCGTTGGAGAAGCGGATACCGAAACCAAACCCCAAACCTCCACAGACCCATCGGCCACGGTCGAGTTCGGCAGCAGCGGTGAATGGCGAGCCCCAGGTCGGAGAGGAACAAGACAGCAAATGCGCAATttgcgacgacggtgacTGCGAAAACACCAACGCGATCGTCTTCTGCGACGGTTGCGATCTTGCAGTGCACCAGGAGTGCTACGGTGTGCCTTTCATACCCGAAGGACAGTGGCTGTGCAGAAAATGTCAGCTTATCGGGCGTGGCGTTCCA ACATGCATATTCTGCCCCAACACGGATGGAGCCTTTAAGCAGACCAACTCTTCGAAATGGGCCCATCTTCTCTGCGCGATGTGGATTCCCGAGGTCTCTCTGGGAAATGCCACATTCATGGAACCAGTCATGGACGTGGAGAAGGTACCCAAAACACGCTGGAAGCTGAGTTGCTACATCTGCAACCAGAAGATGGGTGCTTGCATCCAATGCAGCAACAAGTCTTGTTACCAGGCCTTCCACGTAACCTGTGCGCGGCGGTCCAGGCTTTTCCTCAAGATGAAGAACAGTCATGGAGCCCTCGCGGTTCTTGACAGCAACACGGTGCTCAAGGCTTTCTGCGACAAGCATTGCCCGCCAGATTATGCCAAGGACAACGGTGTAGCCCAGGCAGCGCGGGAAGCTAAGAAATTCTACAAGCGGGCAATGAAGGGACGTATCTGGGCGGACAGTCAGGCAACTGCCCACGCCTTGGCTGCCAACCACCGCCATGCATTGACAGAGCACCCGCCTGATGAAAGCCAGATGACAGGGGCCAAATTTGCTTCATATGTGGGCGGTGACAAAAAGAAGGGGCAGCCTGGGAAGCAGATTTGGAAGTTGCCTTCCGGTGCCCCCATCATTCCccaggccgtcttcgacaTTGTCGAGCAAGCGCTATCTCGGTTCCCATTCCGTAAACGCAAAGACTTTGTTGGCGAGGCATGCCGTTATTGGACGCTGAAGCGCGAGGCCCGTCGTGGCGCGGCGCTCCTCAAGCGGTTGCAACTGCAGATGGAGACTTTCTCGTCGATGGAACTGACAAGGCGGAACTTCGCGCAAATGGGACCGTCTGGGAAGTCTCGGCTTGCACGGCGCGTTGAGTTCGCAGAAATGTTGCTCAAGGACCTCTGGGAACTCAAACTCCTCTCGGAAAGCGTTGTGGAGCGAGAACAAGAGAAACTAGATGCAGCAGAGCTCGAGCAAGAGTTTGTGGACACCTGCTACTTCCCGATTGCTAAGCTTCTCGTGCCAGTGATCGAGAAGGCGATATT CCTTGACAAGCACATCTTCAAAGAAGGCCTCTTGGGGCTTcaggagaagctcgagcGCCGATTCTACACCAACATCCTTGTCTTCACTCATGATCTCTGTGAAGTAATTAACGTGGGCATCAACACAGAGCCTCAGCATATCGAAGGCGCTTCTCAGGGTGCTGTTCTATCGCCTGTCAAGCAGAATTTTCATGATCCAAGACAACGGAAGGCACTCGGAAAGCGAATACTGAAGGCTGTGCAGCCGCAGCTCGAAGCGGCCCTAAGGACGGAAGCTGAGATCACCCACAAGCCATACGACACGCTGGCCAAAGAGTTGGAAGGCATGCTTGAAGCCAGCATCGAGTTCCGGCAGCCGTCGATCACAGTCTCTTGTACGGAAGAAAGCACCGAACCCAGCCAGGACACTATCATGGTGGATGCCGCCAACGAGCAGATCACCGTGGCCAACGATGAGGGCGCACAAGCCGAGGAAGAACCGACCGCTCATGGTGACGAGATGGATGTGGATGctgaaggagaagacgacgatgaggggAATATTGAAGTCAACACTTCGACTCTTGAGAAGCCTGGCGACGTGCATTCGTCAAGCTCCTCTATTGCCGGGCACGAGGGTAACGGCAAGGCAGCAGTGAAGACGGAAAGTCCACTGGCCTCCGTGCAGCCCTCCGACACACCGCCCGAAACCGACGGCTACGTTACCGTTACCAGACCAACGCAACCCgcccctccaacccccccgCAGTCTAACGGCAGCCTGGGTAACGAGTCCACGGACCCGCTGTCCGAAGGCGGTGTCCCCTGGTACTTTTCAGATTTCAAGCCCAAGGGCACCACTGTTGTGGAGGAACAGTGGACGGGTCGTGAAGCGATTCGCAGTCTGAGCGAGGACCTCACCGACATGGACGaccaggagctcgagggcctcgccttcgacgtcgaggacagCACCATTACGGCATCGCCCACCGTCAACGACGAGATTGTGGCGGACACTATTGTCAGCAAGGCCCAAACCAGCACCAAGGTGCGCAAACGCACGAGTGCTCGATCGTCGACCAGAAGGAGATGA